In Brevundimonas sp. SGAir0440, one DNA window encodes the following:
- the lepA gene encoding translation elongation factor 4 produces MTTPPISNIRNFSVVAHIDHGKSTLSDRLIQHTGGLTAREMSEQVLDNMEIEKERGITIKAQTVRLTYRARDGEEYILNLMDTPGHVDFAYEVSRSLAACEGSLLVVDASQGVEAQTLANVYQAIDNNHEIVPVLNKVDLPAAEPDRVRAQIEDVIGIDASEAVLASAKSGIGIEEVLEAIVTKLPAPKGDVNAPLKAMLVDAWYDPYLGVVVLVRVFDGVLKTGMRVKMMRNGSTHLIDRVGVFLPKNTPVEQLGPGEVGFITAQIKEVAHAAVGDTITDEKKPTAEPLKGFKEVQSVVFCGLFPVDAADFEDLRAAIGKLRLNDASFTYEMESSAALGFGFRCGFLGLLHLEIIQERLSREFNLDLIATAPSVVYKIGLRDGSEIDLHNPADLPDVMQIETIAEPWIKATILTPDEYLGGVIKLCQDRRGQQIELSYVGNRAMVVYELPLNEVVFDFYDRLKSISKGYASFDYEITEYKVGDLVKMSILVNAEPVDALSMLVHRARAETRGRGMVEKMKELIPPHLFQIPIQAAIGGKIIARETVRALRKDVTSKCYGGDATRKKKLLEKQKAGKKRMRQFGKVEIPQEAFIAALKMDED; encoded by the coding sequence ATGACGACTCCCCCGATCTCGAACATTCGCAACTTCAGCGTGGTCGCGCACATCGACCATGGCAAGTCGACCCTGTCCGACCGCCTGATCCAGCACACCGGCGGCCTGACCGCGCGCGAGATGTCCGAGCAGGTGCTCGACAATATGGAGATCGAGAAGGAACGGGGCATCACCATCAAGGCCCAGACCGTGCGCCTGACCTATCGGGCCAGGGACGGCGAGGAGTACATCCTGAACCTGATGGACACGCCGGGCCACGTGGACTTCGCCTATGAGGTCAGCCGGTCCTTGGCTGCGTGCGAAGGCTCGCTGCTGGTCGTTGACGCCTCGCAAGGGGTCGAGGCCCAGACCCTGGCCAATGTCTATCAGGCCATCGACAACAACCACGAGATCGTCCCGGTCCTGAACAAGGTCGATCTGCCGGCCGCCGAGCCGGACCGTGTCCGCGCCCAGATCGAGGACGTGATCGGCATCGACGCCTCCGAAGCCGTCCTGGCCAGCGCCAAGTCCGGCATCGGCATCGAGGAGGTGCTTGAGGCCATCGTCACCAAGCTGCCGGCGCCCAAGGGGGATGTGAACGCTCCGCTGAAGGCCATGCTGGTCGACGCCTGGTACGACCCCTACCTCGGCGTCGTCGTGCTGGTGCGAGTCTTCGACGGCGTGCTGAAGACCGGCATGCGGGTCAAGATGATGCGCAACGGCTCGACCCACCTGATCGACCGGGTCGGCGTCTTCCTGCCCAAGAACACCCCGGTCGAGCAGCTGGGCCCCGGCGAGGTCGGCTTCATCACCGCCCAGATCAAGGAAGTGGCCCACGCCGCCGTCGGCGACACCATCACCGACGAGAAGAAGCCGACCGCCGAGCCGCTGAAGGGGTTCAAGGAAGTCCAGTCGGTGGTCTTCTGCGGCCTGTTCCCGGTGGACGCCGCCGACTTCGAGGACCTGCGCGCCGCGATCGGCAAGCTGCGTCTGAACGACGCGTCCTTCACCTATGAGATGGAAAGCTCGGCGGCGCTGGGATTCGGCTTCCGCTGCGGCTTCCTGGGCTTGCTGCACCTGGAGATCATCCAGGAGCGCCTGAGCCGCGAGTTCAACCTCGATCTGATCGCCACGGCGCCGTCCGTCGTCTACAAGATCGGCCTGCGCGACGGCTCCGAAATCGACCTGCACAACCCGGCCGATCTGCCCGACGTGATGCAGATCGAGACCATCGCCGAGCCCTGGATCAAGGCCACCATCCTGACGCCGGACGAATACCTCGGCGGCGTTATCAAGTTGTGTCAGGACCGTCGCGGCCAGCAGATCGAACTGTCCTACGTCGGCAACCGGGCGATGGTGGTCTATGAGCTGCCGCTGAACGAGGTGGTGTTCGACTTCTACGACCGGCTGAAGTCGATCTCGAAGGGCTATGCCTCGTTCGACTACGAGATCACCGAATACAAGGTCGGCGATCTGGTGAAGATGTCCATCCTGGTCAACGCCGAGCCGGTCGACGCCCTGTCCATGCTGGTCCACCGCGCCCGCGCCGAGACGCGCGGCCGGGGCATGGTCGAGAAGATGAAGGAACTGATCCCGCCTCACCTGTTCCAGATCCCGATCCAGGCGGCCATCGGCGGCAAGATCATCGCCCGCGAGACCGTCCGCGCCCTGCGCAAGGACGTGACCTCGAAATGCTACGGCGGCGACGCCACCCGCAAGAAGAAGCTGCTAGAAAAGCAGAAGGCCGGCAAGAAGCGCATGCGCCAGTTCGGCAAGGTCGAGATTCCGCAGGAAGCCTTCATCGCCGCCCTGAAGATGGACGAGGATTGA
- a CDS encoding GbsR/MarR family transcriptional regulator, whose translation MTETNDRSLPLAVEQIVLRWGDLGGQWGVNRSVAQIQALLYLSEKPLTAEDIATTLGLARSNVSNSLKELLTWKLIHRVPVLGDRRDHYEAETDLWQMATKVAQGRKAREIDPMVAAINDAVASVDGQGASISPEVRARLERLQGFVNTVDGWYQQILAVPPETLMRLIRMGSKVVSLLKFVGPKDRGS comes from the coding sequence ATGACAGAAACGAATGACCGATCGTTGCCGCTTGCCGTTGAGCAGATCGTGCTGCGCTGGGGCGACCTTGGCGGTCAGTGGGGGGTGAATCGTTCCGTGGCTCAGATCCAGGCGCTTCTGTACCTTAGCGAGAAGCCTCTCACTGCCGAAGACATCGCCACGACCCTGGGTTTGGCGCGGTCGAATGTGTCCAACAGCCTCAAAGAACTTCTGACGTGGAAGCTCATCCACCGTGTTCCGGTCTTGGGTGACCGCCGTGATCACTACGAGGCTGAAACCGACCTCTGGCAGATGGCCACCAAGGTGGCGCAGGGTCGCAAGGCCCGTGAGATCGACCCGATGGTCGCGGCGATCAACGATGCTGTCGCCAGCGTCGACGGCCAGGGGGCAAGCATAAGTCCCGAGGTGCGTGCGCGGCTGGAACGGCTTCAAGGGTTCGTCAACACGGTCGACGGCTGGTATCAACAGATACTCGCCGTCCCTCCCGAAACACTGATGCGACTGATCCGAATGGGGTCGAAAGTCGTGAGCCTTCTGAAGTTTGTTGGGCCGAAAGATCGCGGATCTTGA
- a CDS encoding SRPBCC family protein, whose translation MVDDNVTTQKRRLHKRLLSGFGLALAIALSAFLLLSASKSGSIWFASIWFLALLPAVLCALICYIGDPDRTRTTSFYWLVPCLLGVLVCLASYFVLQEGVICIVMLSPVWLVSGWAGAFIMRSQRHRKGKTLQSSFLIIPLAAAMVEAQLPTPHEAVAVSRTVIVRAAPEDIWPYAVASHDIRPDEGRWTISHDVIGIPRPTESRVVGSGIGAVRTAYWGDHVNFEERIVAWAPGRKLGWDFNFTNSSVQDYTDKHISPDGEFLTIKSGDYVLRRISPHQTELTLTTRYVAKTHVNPYARIWGELMMGDIHDNVLSIIKARAERDAALG comes from the coding sequence GTGGTCGACGACAACGTGACGACGCAGAAGCGTAGGCTGCATAAACGCCTTCTGTCTGGCTTCGGCCTTGCGCTGGCGATCGCGCTGAGCGCCTTTCTGCTGCTATCTGCATCGAAATCAGGCTCGATCTGGTTCGCCAGCATCTGGTTTCTGGCGCTGCTTCCGGCCGTCCTGTGCGCCTTGATCTGCTACATCGGCGATCCGGATCGAACCCGAACGACCAGCTTTTACTGGCTGGTCCCCTGTCTGCTGGGGGTCTTAGTCTGCCTGGCTTCCTATTTCGTTCTGCAAGAAGGCGTCATCTGCATCGTCATGCTGTCGCCCGTCTGGCTCGTCAGCGGCTGGGCGGGGGCCTTCATCATGCGCTCTCAACGCCATCGTAAGGGCAAGACGCTGCAATCCAGCTTTCTGATCATTCCCTTGGCGGCGGCTATGGTGGAGGCGCAGCTTCCGACGCCCCATGAGGCTGTCGCCGTCAGCCGCACGGTTATCGTGCGCGCCGCGCCAGAGGACATCTGGCCCTACGCCGTCGCCAGCCATGACATTCGACCAGACGAGGGACGCTGGACCATCAGCCACGACGTGATCGGCATTCCACGCCCGACGGAGTCCCGCGTTGTCGGCTCCGGCATCGGCGCGGTCAGAACGGCCTATTGGGGCGACCACGTCAACTTCGAGGAGCGGATCGTCGCCTGGGCGCCGGGCCGTAAACTGGGCTGGGATTTCAACTTCACCAATAGTTCGGTTCAGGACTACACCGACAAGCACATCTCGCCGGACGGTGAGTTTCTGACGATCAAATCCGGAGACTATGTGCTGCGCCGCATTTCGCCCCATCAGACCGAGTTGACCCTCACGACTCGCTATGTCGCCAAAACGCACGTGAATCCGTACGCGAGAATTTGGGGCGAACTGATGATGGGCGACATCCATGACAATGTGCTCAGCATCATCAAGGCAAGGGCGGAGCGCGATGCGGCTCTAGGTTAG
- a CDS encoding DUF1491 family protein, which produces MLLSSDLWVSALIRRAQIEGAYATVVKKGDARAGSVIVKAYDTSTRTARLFTEAFGTDGDRLWIQPVTSDSERELDAYIARQRGYDPDLWVVEIEDRQGRHFITETVQG; this is translated from the coding sequence TTGCTTCTTTCCAGCGACCTGTGGGTCAGCGCCCTGATCCGCCGCGCCCAGATCGAGGGCGCCTATGCGACCGTGGTCAAAAAGGGCGACGCTCGCGCCGGCTCGGTCATCGTCAAGGCCTACGACACCTCCACCCGCACCGCCCGCCTGTTCACCGAAGCCTTCGGCACCGACGGCGACCGCCTGTGGATCCAGCCTGTCACCTCCGACAGCGAAAGGGAGCTGGACGCCTATATCGCCCGGCAGAGGGGGTACGACCCGGACCTGTGGGTGGTGGAGATCGAGGACCGGCAGGGGCGGCACTTCATCACGGAGACGGTGCAGGGGTAG
- a CDS encoding HAMP domain-containing sensor histidine kinase, whose protein sequence is MKPDAHARFEDDPTHDAALGAPLVALWHAIWAVAVALTALAAQMMDGLKDAPLAALLLMAFPGVFGVVLMVRDSVGLRLAVMGGWILAATASAGLTGGVTGALPGLILTPLAAGIALDHGVHHARVGADRLTRMGAFAVTLPLLAGLISTWLNGAEAQGPLLAAVSGLLAMGAVIAAMRLTWSARQRRLAEAEEQAARIAALLEDQPALTLLLDPSGRAVATWGTPPPALSVLALTEQGLISAVHAPDRPAVSAALARALSGQSVEVQFTPRIALDRRVVMILGPFQHETDRPRLIAQAFDGTAQFARELGLETARVEAEAQSAGKTRFLANMSHELRTPLNAVLGFADIMRQKLFGPLPERYAGYADAIHQAGGHLLDLINDVLDLSKIEAERYQLAMETFDARDAVSAAVALVRLQADDKGVELAAVLPSEPITVRADARALKQMALNLLSNAVKFTPAGGSVTITLDADGPDLDLAVSDTGVGIAPQDLQRLGRPFEQAGGADQKAQGTGLGLSLVRSLTELHGGRMTIDSTLGEGAAVMIRLPVMVAGETAVDETPVTVEA, encoded by the coding sequence TTGAAACCCGACGCCCACGCCAGATTCGAGGACGACCCGACGCACGACGCGGCGCTGGGCGCCCCGCTGGTCGCCTTGTGGCATGCCATCTGGGCGGTGGCGGTGGCCCTGACGGCGCTGGCGGCCCAGATGATGGACGGGCTGAAGGACGCGCCGCTGGCCGCCCTGCTGCTGATGGCCTTCCCCGGCGTGTTCGGCGTCGTGCTGATGGTGCGCGACAGCGTGGGGCTGAGGCTGGCCGTCATGGGCGGCTGGATCCTGGCCGCCACCGCCTCGGCGGGCCTGACCGGCGGCGTGACCGGCGCCCTGCCCGGCCTGATCCTGACGCCGCTGGCGGCGGGGATCGCCCTGGATCACGGCGTGCATCATGCCCGCGTCGGCGCCGATCGCCTGACCCGGATGGGCGCCTTTGCGGTGACCCTGCCGCTGCTGGCGGGGCTGATCTCGACCTGGCTGAACGGAGCGGAGGCGCAAGGCCCTCTGCTGGCCGCCGTATCGGGCCTGCTGGCCATGGGCGCGGTCATCGCCGCCATGCGCCTGACCTGGAGCGCGCGCCAGCGTCGTCTGGCCGAAGCGGAAGAACAGGCGGCCCGGATCGCCGCTTTGCTGGAGGATCAGCCGGCCCTGACCCTGCTGCTCGATCCGTCGGGCCGCGCCGTCGCGACCTGGGGCACGCCGCCGCCCGCCCTGTCGGTGCTGGCCCTGACCGAACAGGGCCTGATCTCGGCCGTCCATGCGCCCGACCGCCCGGCCGTGTCCGCGGCCCTGGCCCGCGCCCTGTCGGGCCAGTCGGTCGAGGTCCAGTTCACGCCGCGCATCGCCCTGGACCGCCGGGTCGTCATGATCCTGGGCCCGTTCCAGCACGAGACGGACCGCCCGCGCCTGATCGCCCAGGCGTTCGACGGCACGGCCCAGTTCGCCCGCGAGCTAGGGCTGGAGACCGCCCGCGTCGAGGCCGAGGCCCAGTCGGCCGGCAAGACCCGTTTCCTGGCCAATATGAGCCACGAGCTGCGCACCCCCCTGAACGCCGTGCTCGGTTTCGCCGACATCATGCGCCAGAAGCTGTTCGGCCCCCTGCCCGAACGCTACGCCGGCTACGCCGACGCCATTCATCAGGCGGGCGGCCACCTGCTGGATCTGATCAACGACGTGCTGGACCTGTCCAAGATCGAGGCCGAGCGCTACCAGCTGGCGATGGAGACGTTCGACGCTCGCGACGCCGTGTCCGCCGCCGTCGCCCTGGTCCGGCTTCAGGCGGACGACAAGGGGGTCGAGCTGGCCGCCGTCCTGCCGTCCGAGCCGATCACGGTCCGCGCCGACGCCCGCGCCCTGAAGCAGATGGCGCTGAACCTGCTGTCCAATGCGGTTAAGTTCACCCCGGCCGGCGGATCCGTCACCATCACCCTGGACGCCGATGGGCCGGACCTGGATCTGGCGGTGTCCGACACCGGCGTCGGCATCGCGCCGCAGGACCTGCAACGCCTGGGCCGCCCCTTCGAACAGGCCGGCGGCGCCGACCAGAAGGCGCAAGGGACCGGCCTGGGCCTGTCCCTGGTCCGCAGCCTGACCGAACTGCACGGCGGCCGCATGACCATCGACAGCACCCTGGGCGAAGGCGCGGCGGTGATGATCCGGTTGCCGGTGATGGTGGCGGGGGAGACGGCTGTCGACGAGACGCCGGTCACGGTCGAAGCCTAG
- a CDS encoding SufE family protein, giving the protein MTNRTPPTDTLDQTLAELAEDFDLLGDWEQRIEYVIELGKGLAPLDEADRIEANKVPGCAAQVWLATTQDDGRLWFAADSDSALSKGNIALLLKLYSGRTPREIVAFDARAALDRLGLPSALTRQRANGLNSMVGRIREAALAVQ; this is encoded by the coding sequence ATGACCAACCGCACGCCGCCGACCGACACCCTGGACCAGACCCTGGCCGAACTGGCCGAGGATTTTGACCTGCTGGGCGATTGGGAGCAGCGGATCGAATACGTCATCGAACTGGGCAAGGGGCTGGCCCCGCTGGACGAGGCCGACCGGATCGAGGCCAACAAGGTGCCGGGCTGTGCGGCCCAGGTCTGGCTGGCGACGACCCAGGACGACGGGCGGCTGTGGTTCGCAGCCGACAGCGACAGCGCCCTGTCCAAGGGCAATATCGCCCTGCTGCTGAAACTCTATTCCGGCCGCACGCCGCGGGAGATCGTCGCCTTCGACGCCCGCGCGGCGCTGGATCGGCTGGGCCTGCCCTCGGCCCTGACGCGCCAGCGCGCCAACGGCCTGAACAGCATGGTCGGCCGCATCCGCGAGGCGGCGCTGGCGGTTCAGTAG
- a CDS encoding DUF6456 domain-containing protein, whose translation MSRLLERARDLIAKPGAWLSAEGGAYALRLSPDRRSRISLTLTETEFRALIDQPGLRVRPGGGWSGRVHPDPTPSPAPGRPGFVAGERDLMQPDGCMVRARANLGESPIAWLARRKDASGRPWLTPAETAAGERLRREAEQATKGASVTMRWDALPTSGSGTAARMEPTDRALSAARRVEQALTAVGPRLRPILTRICIHGDSLKLAETGLGLRRRQGKTVLKQALQALADHYGIG comes from the coding sequence ATGAGCCGGCTTCTGGAACGCGCGCGCGATCTGATAGCCAAGCCCGGCGCCTGGCTGTCGGCCGAGGGCGGGGCCTATGCCCTGCGCCTGTCGCCGGATCGCCGCAGCCGCATCAGCCTGACCCTGACCGAGACCGAGTTTCGCGCCCTGATCGACCAGCCCGGCCTGCGCGTGCGGCCCGGCGGCGGCTGGTCGGGGCGGGTTCACCCGGACCCGACGCCGTCCCCTGCTCCCGGCCGTCCCGGCTTCGTGGCGGGCGAGCGCGACCTGATGCAGCCGGACGGCTGCATGGTGCGGGCGCGGGCCAATCTGGGTGAAAGCCCCATCGCCTGGCTGGCGCGACGCAAGGATGCGTCCGGCCGCCCCTGGCTGACCCCGGCCGAGACCGCCGCCGGCGAACGACTGCGGCGCGAGGCGGAACAGGCGACGAAGGGCGCCTCGGTCACCATGCGCTGGGACGCCCTGCCGACCTCCGGCTCGGGAACCGCCGCGCGGATGGAGCCGACCGACCGCGCCCTGTCCGCCGCCCGCCGCGTCGAACAGGCCCTGACCGCCGTCGGCCCGCGCCTTCGCCCCATCCTGACCCGCATCTGCATCCACGGCGACAGCCTGAAACTGGCCGAAACGGGCCTGGGCTTACGCCGTCGCCAGGGCAAGACCGTGCTGAAACAGGCGTTGCAGGCCCTGGCGGATCACTATGGGATCGGGTGA